The following proteins come from a genomic window of Pyxidicoccus sp. MSG2:
- the nadB gene encoding L-aspartate oxidase gives MPHRFDFLVLGSGVAGLSFALQAARHGTVAVITKRERGESNTAYAQGGIASVLAPTDSFDAHIEDTLVAGAGLCHRDAVEVTVKEGPERVRELVQLGADFNKHVSGEFDLTREGGHSARRIIHSGDITGREVQRALLAACDEAPNIAFFPHTAAIDLILDRRMPNPSAHRCLGAYALLENGSIERFLAKVTVLATGGAGKVYLYTSNPDVATGDGVAMAYRAGARVANMEFYQFHPTCLYHPEAKSFLISEALRGEGGKLRLKGGATFMERYHTMGALAPRDVVARAIDAEMKRTGDECVYLDMTHLGRAFLTERFPNIYATCKAFNIDMAVQPIPVVPAAHYQCGGVVTDLDGRTSVPGLYAIGEVACTGLHGANRLASNSLLEGLVFGHRAVRVAFEEMADLPARTEDPPAWDAGSAVESDESVVVTHNWDEIRRLMWNYVGIVRTDKRLMRARRRLELLREEIRDYYWHFKVTRDVIELRNIAEVAYLIVDCASRRKESRGLHFTLDYPHTDDHHWLRDTVLSREL, from the coding sequence ATGCCCCATCGGTTCGACTTTCTCGTCCTCGGGAGCGGCGTGGCGGGCCTCTCGTTCGCCCTCCAGGCGGCCCGGCATGGCACGGTGGCCGTCATCACGAAGCGGGAGCGCGGCGAGAGCAACACCGCCTACGCCCAGGGGGGCATCGCCAGCGTGCTGGCCCCCACCGACAGCTTCGACGCCCACATCGAGGACACCCTCGTGGCCGGCGCGGGCCTGTGCCACCGGGACGCGGTGGAAGTCACGGTGAAGGAAGGCCCCGAGCGCGTGCGCGAGCTGGTGCAGCTGGGCGCGGACTTCAACAAGCACGTCTCCGGCGAGTTCGACCTCACGCGCGAGGGTGGCCACTCCGCCCGCCGCATCATCCACTCGGGGGACATCACCGGCCGCGAGGTGCAGCGCGCGCTGCTCGCCGCGTGTGACGAGGCGCCCAACATCGCCTTCTTCCCGCACACGGCCGCCATCGACCTCATCCTGGACCGGCGCATGCCCAACCCCAGCGCCCACCGGTGTCTGGGCGCGTATGCGCTCCTGGAGAACGGCAGCATCGAGCGCTTCCTGGCGAAGGTGACGGTGCTGGCCACCGGCGGCGCGGGCAAGGTGTACCTGTACACGTCCAACCCGGACGTGGCCACGGGCGACGGCGTGGCCATGGCGTACCGGGCGGGCGCCCGGGTGGCGAACATGGAGTTCTACCAGTTCCACCCCACCTGCCTGTACCACCCTGAGGCCAAGAGCTTCCTCATCAGCGAGGCGCTGCGCGGCGAGGGCGGCAAGCTGCGCCTCAAGGGCGGCGCCACCTTCATGGAGCGCTACCACACCATGGGCGCGCTCGCCCCGCGCGACGTGGTGGCGCGCGCCATCGACGCGGAGATGAAGCGCACCGGCGACGAGTGCGTCTACCTGGACATGACGCACCTGGGCCGCGCCTTCCTCACCGAGCGCTTCCCCAACATCTACGCCACCTGCAAGGCCTTCAACATCGACATGGCCGTGCAGCCCATCCCCGTGGTGCCCGCGGCCCACTACCAGTGCGGCGGCGTGGTGACGGATCTGGACGGGCGCACCAGCGTGCCGGGGCTCTACGCCATCGGCGAGGTGGCCTGCACCGGCCTGCACGGCGCCAACCGGCTCGCGTCCAACTCGCTGCTGGAGGGGCTGGTGTTCGGCCACCGCGCGGTGAGGGTGGCCTTCGAGGAAATGGCCGACCTGCCCGCCCGCACCGAGGACCCGCCGGCCTGGGACGCAGGCAGCGCGGTGGAGTCGGACGAGAGCGTCGTCGTCACCCACAACTGGGACGAGATTCGCCGGCTGATGTGGAACTACGTGGGCATCGTCCGCACGGACAAGCGGCTGATGCGCGCGCGGCGCCGGCTGGAATTGCTGCGCGAGGAGATTCGCGACTACTACTGGCACTTCAAGGTGACTCGCGACGTCATCGAGCTGCGCAACATCGCCGAGGTGGCCTACCTCATCGTCGACTGCGCCAGCCGCCGCAAGGAGAGCCGCGGCCTGCACTTCACGCTCGACTACCCGCACACCGACGACCACCACTGGCTGCGCGACACCGTGCTCTCCCGGGAGCTGTGA
- a CDS encoding lytic transglycosylase domain-containing protein, giving the protein MRALSALLATALLALPLTAGASESIYRYVEKDGTIVYTNVPPAGAKKAKQLKGSFTPAPTKSAPVVGRRKTPPELDPHIVAAALRYRIPTALVRAIMHTESNFNPNALSNKGASGLMQLMPATASDMYVKDIFNERDNIEGGVRYLRVLANQFDGDMVKMIAAYNAGPEAVKRYGGKVPPYEETQGYVRKVLQLYFHYKERERTDESGPREPTSQNDDAREGAGGDEPR; this is encoded by the coding sequence ATGCGTGCCCTTTCCGCGCTCCTCGCCACCGCCCTGCTTGCCCTGCCGCTGACGGCGGGGGCGTCCGAGTCCATCTACCGCTACGTCGAGAAGGACGGGACCATCGTCTATACGAATGTCCCGCCCGCTGGCGCCAAGAAGGCGAAGCAGCTCAAGGGCTCCTTCACGCCCGCGCCGACGAAGAGCGCGCCGGTGGTGGGGCGCAGGAAGACGCCGCCGGAGTTGGATCCGCACATCGTGGCGGCGGCGCTGCGCTACCGCATCCCCACGGCGCTGGTGCGCGCCATCATGCACACCGAGAGCAACTTCAATCCGAACGCGCTGAGCAACAAGGGCGCCAGCGGACTGATGCAGCTGATGCCGGCCACCGCGTCGGACATGTACGTGAAGGACATCTTCAACGAGCGCGACAACATCGAGGGCGGGGTGCGCTACCTGCGCGTGCTCGCCAACCAGTTCGACGGCGACATGGTGAAGATGATTGCGGCGTACAACGCCGGCCCCGAGGCGGTGAAGCGCTACGGTGGCAAGGTGCCTCCCTACGAAGAGACGCAGGGGTACGTGCGCAAGGTGCTCCAGCTCTACTTCCACTACAAGGAGCGCGAGCGGACCGACGAGAGCGGCCCCCGCGAGCCCACATCCCAGAATGACGACGCGCGCGAAGGGGCGGGGGGAGACGAGCCCCGCTGA
- a CDS encoding tetratricopeptide repeat protein, whose protein sequence is MTTRAKGRGETSPADDEFLQQLYRGGELLAAGKVIEAKEFLERAHQLQPRQEKAQNLLGLCYFKLGMFDRAAELYEMLVRDNPVDPTLRVNLGLVYLKTSALQRAAREFETATDLAPEHQKAQNYLGLTLAQMGEYGRAREHFLLAGSDAMAEKMSRAIAGEGYSRPSPAPVQPARARGIAELEGGEPVAAPAPAPAEPPRAQPRSGGLTEGDWGSQLDAGAKPVSSAAALAAAARQEPEEEEIRLAEDEGPSALSPSGGEELPVLTATPEDAEELAMEAQHQPPPTQSPESEFEETSAALAASVPLTPVPLTKLQLARAVAKPGGMVPRTAGPGPAAPSGRTDAAPDAVTPTAATQRGGATPAAPATATPSFDAATSAQAGAPSTGAPSTPHGAEALSGAAVPPLAELAPAVALAGADAAHPFMLGEGSFSVAVDGELLTRLDGLVAFSGQLAFQPEMKRFRGRATDKSFGEGPARMVRARGKGVLYVEPSEKRTFLAVDLGDESAYFRDECIFAFEEPVMFENGRVPSDIAPDLDLVHLRGQGRVLLSLPGPLRSVPVALDGAVTVPLTHLVGWQGNLTPRVVPLLKSPTGEVLRTAVELGGEGFALIALGVR, encoded by the coding sequence ATGACGACGCGCGCGAAGGGGCGGGGGGAGACGAGCCCCGCTGACGACGAGTTCCTCCAACAGCTCTACCGCGGTGGCGAGCTGCTGGCCGCCGGGAAGGTCATCGAGGCGAAGGAGTTCCTGGAGCGCGCCCACCAGCTCCAACCCCGCCAGGAGAAGGCGCAGAACCTGTTGGGCCTCTGCTACTTCAAGCTCGGCATGTTCGACCGGGCGGCGGAGCTGTACGAGATGCTCGTGCGCGACAACCCGGTGGACCCGACACTGCGGGTCAACCTGGGCCTCGTGTACCTGAAGACGAGCGCGCTCCAGCGCGCCGCGCGCGAGTTCGAGACAGCCACCGACCTGGCCCCCGAGCACCAGAAGGCGCAGAACTACCTGGGCCTGACGCTCGCGCAGATGGGCGAGTACGGCCGCGCGCGCGAGCACTTCCTCCTGGCGGGCAGCGACGCCATGGCGGAGAAGATGAGCCGCGCGATTGCCGGCGAGGGCTACTCCCGGCCCTCGCCCGCGCCCGTGCAGCCCGCGAGGGCCCGCGGCATCGCCGAGCTGGAAGGCGGCGAGCCGGTGGCCGCGCCCGCTCCGGCCCCCGCGGAGCCTCCCCGCGCGCAGCCCCGCTCCGGCGGGCTGACGGAAGGGGACTGGGGCTCGCAGCTCGACGCGGGCGCGAAGCCCGTGTCCAGCGCCGCCGCGCTGGCCGCCGCGGCAAGGCAGGAGCCGGAAGAGGAGGAGATCCGCCTCGCGGAGGATGAAGGGCCCAGCGCCCTGTCGCCGTCGGGTGGGGAGGAGCTGCCGGTCCTCACCGCCACGCCCGAGGACGCGGAGGAGCTGGCCATGGAGGCGCAGCACCAGCCTCCGCCCACGCAGTCCCCGGAATCGGAGTTCGAGGAGACCTCCGCCGCGCTCGCCGCCAGCGTGCCGCTCACCCCGGTGCCGCTGACGAAGCTGCAGCTCGCGCGCGCCGTGGCGAAGCCCGGCGGCATGGTTCCCAGGACGGCGGGCCCGGGCCCGGCCGCCCCCTCGGGCCGCACGGATGCGGCCCCAGACGCCGTGACTCCCACTGCGGCCACGCAGCGCGGCGGTGCCACTCCGGCCGCGCCGGCCACTGCCACCCCGAGCTTCGACGCCGCCACCTCTGCGCAGGCTGGCGCCCCCTCCACCGGAGCGCCCTCCACGCCGCACGGGGCCGAGGCGCTCTCAGGCGCCGCCGTGCCCCCGCTGGCCGAGCTGGCGCCCGCCGTGGCGCTGGCGGGCGCGGACGCGGCGCACCCGTTCATGCTGGGCGAGGGGAGCTTCTCGGTGGCGGTGGATGGGGAGCTGCTCACGCGGCTGGACGGGCTGGTGGCCTTCAGCGGTCAGCTCGCCTTCCAGCCGGAGATGAAGCGCTTCCGGGGCCGCGCCACGGACAAGTCCTTCGGCGAGGGCCCGGCGCGGATGGTGCGCGCCCGGGGCAAGGGCGTGCTCTACGTGGAGCCCTCCGAGAAGCGCACCTTCCTCGCGGTGGACCTGGGCGACGAGTCCGCCTACTTCCGCGACGAGTGCATCTTCGCCTTCGAGGAGCCGGTGATGTTCGAGAACGGACGTGTGCCGTCGGACATCGCCCCGGACCTGGACCTGGTGCACCTGCGCGGGCAGGGCCGGGTGCTCTTGAGCCTGCCCGGGCCGCTGCGCTCGGTGCCGGTGGCGCTGGACGGCGCGGTGACGGTGCCGCTGACGCACCTGGTGGGCTGGCAGGGCAACCTCACGCCCCGCGTCGTGCCCCTGCTCAAGTCCCCCACGGGTGAGGTGCTCCGGACAGCGGTGGAGTTGGGCGGTGAAGGTTTTGCCCTCATCGCCCTCGGTGTCCGCTAG
- the pgsA gene encoding CDP-diacylglycerol--glycerol-3-phosphate 3-phosphatidyltransferase, whose product MASDRATRKKLKREERARRRAERQPSVLVQEFWNLPNMLTLGRILLIPLFVWLTYDADPLNSLWAGLVFAVASITDVIDGYLARKWNLITVVGKFMDPLADKLIAMAALVMMVRLGRIAAWVVIVLLARELIVSGLRTIAASEGMVIAAGQEGKWKTSLQLVGIISLCVHYVHPLRIGATDVPVDYNLVGKVLVYLSGAFSVWSAVVYFRAFLAMLAKRGGEPTGAKSV is encoded by the coding sequence ATGGCCTCGGACCGAGCGACCCGGAAGAAGCTGAAGCGCGAGGAGCGGGCGCGCCGCCGCGCGGAGCGCCAGCCCAGCGTGCTGGTGCAGGAGTTCTGGAACCTCCCCAACATGCTCACGCTGGGGCGCATCCTCCTCATCCCGCTCTTCGTCTGGCTCACCTACGACGCGGACCCCCTCAACTCGCTGTGGGCGGGGCTCGTCTTCGCCGTGGCCTCCATCACCGACGTGATTGACGGCTACCTGGCGCGCAAGTGGAACCTCATCACCGTCGTCGGCAAGTTCATGGACCCGCTCGCCGACAAGCTCATCGCCATGGCCGCCCTGGTGATGATGGTGCGGCTGGGCCGCATCGCCGCGTGGGTCGTCATCGTCCTGCTCGCGCGCGAGCTCATCGTCAGTGGCCTGCGCACCATCGCCGCCAGCGAGGGCATGGTCATCGCCGCCGGCCAGGAGGGGAAGTGGAAGACGTCCCTCCAGCTCGTGGGCATCATTTCACTCTGCGTTCACTACGTTCACCCGCTGCGGATTGGCGCCACCGACGTCCCCGTGGACTACAACCTCGTGGGCAAGGTGCTCGTCTACCTCTCGGGTGCCTTCTCGGTGTGGAGCGCCGTCGTCTACTTCCGTGCGTTCCTCGCCATGCTCGCGAAGCGTGGAGGCGAGCCCACGGGTGCGAAAAGTGTTTGA
- a CDS encoding ABC transporter permease — protein sequence MLRNLRELYQYRGLLLSLTQRELKARYRNSVLGFLWTFLNPTLQMGVYSLLFSVYMRQKIESYTYFVFVGLLPWLWFSTSLGGGASAISDRRDLLTKVRFPAQVLPATVVATNLVNYVLSLPLMLALGLIQGHYPSWHVVVFPLVMLTQLCVTMALVYLVSALNVTFRDLQQIIANLLTMWFFVTPVFYRVDSLPDSVQHLLVVLNPMAVMVTSYQAIFYEHRLPDPGPLAAWMTISLALLWVASGIFERRREEFAEFV from the coding sequence ATGCTTCGCAACCTGCGTGAGCTCTACCAGTATCGGGGGCTCCTGCTCAGCCTGACTCAGCGGGAGCTGAAGGCCCGGTACCGCAACTCGGTGCTCGGCTTCCTGTGGACGTTCCTCAACCCGACGCTGCAGATGGGGGTCTACTCGCTCCTCTTCTCCGTCTACATGCGGCAGAAGATCGAGAGCTACACGTACTTCGTCTTCGTCGGGCTCCTGCCGTGGCTGTGGTTCTCCACGTCGCTGGGCGGCGGCGCCAGCGCCATCAGTGACCGGAGGGATTTGCTCACCAAGGTGCGCTTCCCGGCCCAGGTGTTGCCGGCGACGGTGGTGGCCACCAACCTGGTCAACTACGTGCTGTCCCTGCCGCTGATGCTCGCCCTGGGCCTCATCCAGGGGCACTACCCCAGCTGGCACGTCGTCGTGTTCCCGCTGGTGATGCTGACGCAGCTGTGCGTGACGATGGCGCTCGTCTACCTCGTCTCCGCGCTCAACGTGACGTTCCGCGACCTGCAGCAGATCATCGCGAACCTCCTGACGATGTGGTTCTTCGTCACGCCGGTGTTCTACCGGGTGGACAGCCTGCCCGATTCAGTTCAGCACCTGCTGGTGGTGCTCAACCCCATGGCCGTCATGGTGACGTCGTACCAGGCCATCTTCTACGAGCACCGGCTGCCCGACCCCGGGCCGCTGGCGGCGTGGATGACCATCTCCCTGGCGCTGCTCTGGGTCGCCTCTGGCATCTTCGAGCGGAGGCGCGAGGAGTTCGCGGAGTTCGTATGA